A window of Methanooceanicella nereidis genomic DNA:
CCTGCCTGTAATATTGAGGTAGATCGGGGATTTTAAAGTTCATTAACAGCCCTGTATATAATATATTTTCTTAAACTATATATTATACCGTTTTTAAATAATGCGAATAATTTTGGCGATAAATCGACGATAAGCTTTATTTGACAGAGTGCCCTATAAACTCTCACTTACTAAGACCATATGAAAAAGTATATCTTTTAATAAATGCTTAAAAGCGAAAGCAATACGAGGATAGTGTCTCACTAAGCGCTCTCCGAGTAATTATAAATCTATAAAAATTCAAACTAACAATATTAATACATTATAACACCCATTCAATACGGACGGGATATCTGTGAAGGGCCCTGGCGTAAAAAAATTAATATCATCACTGACAGGTATGATATTCATAATCATTTTTGTAATTATACCGTTAGCCTGCAATGCTATTGCAGCAAGCGGCAGCCCCACCATATCAGCCAATCTTACCGATGTAAGCCCCTCTCCCACGATCACCCCGGAGCAGCCGCTGCGACAGGTCTTTTCCAGCCCGAAATGGGAGATCGACCATGTCACCATAATGGTCAATAATTCGGGCGGGCCGATAGAAGTCCATGCATACATAGATGACAGGTCTAACGTCAATATCATACCAATCAAGGCGGGAGAGAACAGGAAGGTATCGACTAATCCGATCATCGCCGAGACAGGGCAGATAGTGAATTTTGGGTTCATGGCATATGAGAACGGTTCCCTGATAGATTCCAGGGAAGGTACGTTCACAGTTATCCAGACACCTACGCCGACACCATTACCTCCCGAGACAGCAAGCATAAAAGGCACGATACTGGATGCTGTCACAAACAATCCGGTCGTCGGGGCAGAAGTTATCATAGTCTCAAAGACATATGATAAACAGTACCCGACCGCAGTCACCGATGAATATGGTTCCTTCAAGCTGGATAAAATGTACCCGGACAAATACTCGATCACAGTCAAGGCGACAGGCTATAAACCAGCATACCTGGACCTGGACAGGATCGACGGAGATCAGGTATTATCGGATATTAAGCTTGAAAAATATGTAGCAGCTACAACAACACCAACACCTTCGCCCGAACCATCAGCAGTACAGGGATGGTTAAATCTATTGACAAGCCCTCAGGCATGCGTTGCCTTTATCTCATCGACAGTGGCCGTCATTGTGAGCCTTACGGTCATATATGAATGGCTCCAGAGGCAAAAAGAGAGACGCAAAAAAGAAGGGCAGTAATAAGTATTACAAAGCTCTTAGCACTACGAATTTTAGAAAAAAGCCATGAATAACTTATGGCATAGCCCTATAATTAAACAGAGATCTTCGTGTCTTCCGGCCAATTGCCTTTGTGTAAGAATTCTAAGGGCTTTGGAGCCCTTATAACTTCAGAAAATTTTTACATGCGGCATATAACGACTTGTGAGATAGCCCCTTGTTCATTATGGCATCCAGATATAATAGAAAGAAATGCCGAAACCCAAAGGTTAAAGTATAATAAATAGAATTACCTTAGTGATAAACCATGTTTAGAAGGAATCGTTTTATTTGGTGATGTCAGATTCTTTGACACCACATTGAGAGATGGCGAACAAACCCCCGGCGTAAGCCTGGAGCCCGAGGAAAAGGTCTGGATCGCAAAGAACCT
This region includes:
- a CDS encoding carboxypeptidase-like regulatory domain-containing protein, yielding MKGPGVKKLISSLTGMIFIIIFVIIPLACNAIAASGSPTISANLTDVSPSPTITPEQPLRQVFSSPKWEIDHVTIMVNNSGGPIEVHAYIDDRSNVNIIPIKAGENRKVSTNPIIAETGQIVNFGFMAYENGSLIDSREGTFTVIQTPTPTPLPPETASIKGTILDAVTNNPVVGAEVIIVSKTYDKQYPTAVTDEYGSFKLDKMYPDKYSITVKATGYKPAYLDLDRIDGDQVLSDIKLEKYVAATTTPTPSPEPSAVQGWLNLLTSPQACVAFISSTVAVIVSLTVIYEWLQRQKERRKKEGQ